tcaggcagttccctccagcctctccattacatcttgaataacaagatgatatctacttgatgcataataacctccaggataacctcttgactctgttttgaatctctcagccattgacactttgtctcatttccctcttccctcttttgttcgagaaggttttctcaatcccttgatgctaagtctcagctcattctaggatttttctcaatccttttatgctgagtctccattcattccaagatctctgtcccacgttgccaggaaggtccacacccctgggagtcatgtcccacgtagaggggggtagggtggtgagactgctcgttgtgttggctggagagaggggccacatctgagcaacaaaagaggctctcttgggggtgactcttaggcctaaattttaagtagacttgacctatcctttgcggggttaagtttcatatgcacaaatcccaagactgggggctctgcctatagttttggttgtccacagtgcttgtgaaaatatcaagaattcaacttgaggaaggtgaatttctccccattctcactacttcctgaagggggctttgcagatacttttccactcactgatcaaatcactctgggattcattggggcatcactctggacaaaccagcaaaatctcatgtcctacctgagattccaagtacttatggtgttcaagcaaactatctacacaagttatattaggaaatgcatcagtcaaaatataaattttgtaactaataaacattttttgctttagtctcacacagaaggtgacattttgaaatattaccatctattttcattaccctgtaataatgacattcctttgttcttcctcatgcaaaaacatttttaaaattgtaccttgtacatttcactattattatacactctaggcattcctagattataccatctcaatctttaacatctatctttctttctgatttcatttatcaacaggactggatacaaaaactcagaaatggacagcacaatgctacctaattgtgatataattatgttaaaacactgaatgaagctgcatgtgagaatgatagagggaggagggctggggacagaaaTGAAATCAAGAGCCTAGATATTAACCTATAAATTTGTTCTACTTTATTCTGGGCTCTATTTTTTGTGGGCTTTTTAGAATATAAGGCTTTTTGGGGTGTGATGATGAATACAGTTTATGTGTGCCTCACTGCTTCACTGAAACTGCGCCTTTCCTCACATCACTGAAAAGCCTGTGGTAAAGTATCAACCTCAGTAGCTTAAATTCTACTCATCATTTAATATGTTACTTGACTTCCAAAGATGTAACAAATTACTCATAGCTAGTGTTGGTGAAGGTGTAGGGAAATTGGTACTCATCAGTGTTGAGAAGTTTAACTGGTaccttcagttttgaagggtaGTTTGACAAAATCTATGAAAATTAAGACTTTGCTTTTGCTTTGATCTAGCAATTACATTTCTAGAAATGTATCCCATTTGTGGTCAAGAATGTTTCATCAGCATGGCTCAATAATGTCAAATATTGGAAAAAAACTAATGTTCATCATTGGGATTgcttaaatagatatttattgataTACTGGAAGTCTATGCAGTTAAAAGAATAAGACATctattatatacataaaaactgtctaaaagtttaaaaaaacacaaagttTTACAAAGTATGGAATTTGTAATTTTTTGAAGAGCACTTAGAAAGTAATAGATTCTTCCTGAttgtttttccccctttctgaaagaatagataaaatgCTTTAGGACCTGAAGTTAATAGATCttagaatgaaacaaaaaaaagtttttgattCTTggtaaaactaaataaaacagtgaaaagtTAATATCCAGTTAACAAAATTGACTACACAGATTAGATATCTAAATTCCTATCACACATAGTACCTAagttttaacagaaaaataaacttataaaTGCCTTTATATGTGAAAACGATCACATGGTGGGAGAAAAGTGCCTTAGAAATTGTCAAATCTATTAAAGGTAAGGAATGCATGAATCACTAGGACATCATCAGAAACTTTTATGTAACTTTTGAGAAGCTCTGCATTCTTGGCTAATACTCAAAGTTAGCTTTGATATGTAGGGGCAGGTTCTAAGaacttgtgtgtttgtttttttttttggcaaagtaCAACATAAACTATAATGAAACTGACAAGGACCACATGATCTGCAGTCAAGACATTTTGGTGTCTTTCCTTTACATAGTGGGGATGTGGGGAGTGTGTCCAAGTACACTAGAACATCTTTTCCCCACATGGTCATGTATAGGGTGAATGATAACTCCTTTTGTACAGGGGAACATAGCAAAATCATTTAAATTAACTAGAAGTCTGAAACTAGGTAAGAGTAGCATTTTAtgtatctttcctctttttcattagGAATGTGTGCTGATGATGGTGCTTAGTCTCTGAAATTACCAGAAATGACActaggttttttttattttttaatttacatgggcaggcactgggaatcaaacccagatctctgacCTGGCAGGCGaaatctctgcctgctgagccactgtggcccaccctgacaCTAGGTTTTGAGGCTTAATTTTTTAGTTCTAGAAATGAGGaagttaaagaatatttttttatgatCCAGATTTCCCTAATTATTGCTGTGAAGGTGATTTCCATCTACAACTGCACAGAAAACTCATCACCCTTATTTTACTTTGTCAATGGCAGCAAAAAAGCAGGGAGCATGTTAAGTTTAACATAGGCCAAAATTTTTGGATGTGTCGGAAGGTGAACATGTACTAAATTTAGCAAGACTATTGACATTTATTAAAATGCCTGTAATCCTGTTTTGGCAGATGGCAAAATTGGTTGACTTGGAGCTGATGGAAGTTGTTTCTTAAGTTCTTATTAAGCTTTTcctgtattttgaatttttaggACAAAGAGACTGGCTTTCACAGAGGGATGGGCTGGATTGTGTTTTCTTCAGAAGAAGAACTTCAGAATGTACTACAACAGGAAAATCATATTGTTGATGGAGTAAAggtaaatatttttctacattatATCATGAGATTTCTGTGTACCAATTAAGTAGGTCAGAAGTTTGGGAAATTTGTAACTGAAACTGCCTTAATAatgattaacagcactgaaatatatacatgAATATGATTGTTAGAttatatatggtaacaaaaattttaaaaaatccacgaAACTACACAACACATtggaccctaagttaaatcatgaacTTGGATTAATagtagttattaaaaaaaaatgtgctgtcatttTTTCTAAATGTGTTAGAAATGttgcacaccaatgcaagatggtggtggagtggtatatgggaatcctgtattttatacatgattgttccgTAGACCCACATCTTCACtaataaagacagaaagaaagaagataaggaACAAATAACATCTCCTTGAGTTACAGGTGCTGACTCCCTAATAGAAAGACAGTGTTAATGTGGCAATTCAAGTTTTAATGTTTTTGCAAGCATTACAATGCTTATTTTGCTTACAGtgcttatttgatttttttgcagCTTCAGGTTCACATTCATAGACCCAAACTTTTGCAAGGGGATCAAACATCTGACGAAGATAGCAATTTTTGAGGATTTTACTGCctataaaatgaattaaacataACTCTGAAAATTGTCTAAATGTCTTTATTTGAAACAAATAGTTTCACAAAGTAAGAGCGTACTTTCCCCACTCCAAATTAAAAC
This genomic stretch from Tamandua tetradactyla isolate mTamTet1 chromosome 12, mTamTet1.pri, whole genome shotgun sequence harbors:
- the SLIRP gene encoding SRA stem-loop-interacting RNA-binding protein, mitochondrial; this translates as MAASAVRNVTALRTKIVRPVAFVRKIPWTAASSELRAHFAQFGHVQKCTIPFDKETGFHRGMGWIVFSSEEELQNVLQQENHIVDGVKLQVHIHRPKLLQGDQTSDEDSNF